In one Bacillus sp. PK3_68 genomic region, the following are encoded:
- a CDS encoding AIR synthase related protein, with product MKRDVIYANELVIAADNSGSVGEKPGDTVKADYETVGYFSARVALMECLAAGGEPFAAVLQNFAGESAWRELTAGVERAAREAGCTVDITGSTETNFVMGESAVSIVMIGRHLRKMSPFDEKEVCYGVIGKPLVGPEVLAEPESVAPLQLFRQILQVEGLRSIWPVGSKGIAYEMRKLSGNEELQAENIHCSLDVSKSAGPATCFLIAIETDAMEKLKELCNSLYTPLKIKL from the coding sequence GTGAAGCGGGATGTGATCTATGCCAATGAATTAGTCATTGCTGCGGATAACAGTGGTTCAGTTGGTGAGAAGCCAGGTGACACCGTAAAGGCAGACTATGAAACAGTCGGTTATTTTTCCGCGCGTGTGGCACTCATGGAGTGCTTGGCAGCGGGTGGAGAGCCGTTTGCAGCAGTGCTTCAAAACTTTGCAGGGGAGTCAGCCTGGAGGGAGCTGACGGCTGGAGTGGAACGGGCAGCCCGGGAAGCGGGATGCACCGTTGACATAACAGGGAGTACAGAAACAAATTTTGTTATGGGTGAGTCCGCTGTCAGCATTGTAATGATTGGCCGTCATTTAAGAAAAATGAGTCCCTTTGACGAGAAAGAGGTCTGTTACGGAGTTATTGGAAAACCACTCGTTGGTCCGGAAGTGCTGGCTGAACCGGAATCTGTTGCTCCCCTGCAATTATTTCGGCAAATTCTTCAAGTAGAAGGATTGCGCAGTATTTGGCCTGTTGGTTCAAAAGGAATTGCTTATGAAATGAGAAAACTGAGTGGCAATGAAGAGCTACAAGCAGAAAATATTCATTGCTCTCTTGATGTCAGCAAGTCTGCAGGACCGGCTACTTGCTTTTTAATAGCTATAGAAACAGATGCAATGGAGAAGTTAAAAGAACTTTGTAACTCGTTATATACACCTTTGAAAATAAAGCTTTAA
- a CDS encoding ECF transporter S component: MSSKKISWLALFTALSVVGGMIKVPAPAVVTSIALDSFPALLAAGLLGAGPGALAAAFGHLISALTGGMLMGPFHLLIAAEMAGAVWLFAKIHQANKRVVAIIMFVLVNGLVLPFPFIFFMGWGFYIAMLPSLLIASALNGVLAWVALPRLKMLFEKHFGGVQA, translated from the coding sequence GTGAGCAGTAAAAAGATTTCCTGGCTCGCTTTATTCACCGCCCTTTCGGTTGTAGGCGGGATGATCAAAGTGCCAGCACCAGCAGTTGTGACAAGTATAGCGCTGGATTCTTTTCCAGCGCTCCTTGCGGCCGGTCTTCTCGGTGCGGGGCCAGGCGCACTCGCTGCTGCTTTTGGCCATTTGATTTCAGCATTGACTGGAGGGATGCTAATGGGGCCTTTCCACTTGCTCATCGCTGCTGAAATGGCAGGTGCCGTTTGGCTGTTCGCTAAAATTCACCAGGCGAATAAAAGAGTAGTAGCTATTATCATGTTTGTTTTGGTTAATGGACTTGTTCTTCCATTCCCTTTTATCTTTTTCATGGGCTGGGGATTCTATATTGCGATGCTTCCTTCCCTTCTCATCGCCTCAGCTTTAAATGGGGTGCTTGCCTGGGTGGCTTTGCCCCGCCTGAAAATGTTATTTGAGAAGCACTTTGGCGGTGTACAGGCGTGA
- a CDS encoding branched-chain amino acid ABC transporter permease: MELTSQFIQLIFSGLTIGSIYALVAIGFVITYNITGVLNFAQGDFAMLGAMFAITFVSMDMPMGLGIILSIGIVVLIGGIFERTAIYPARNASLPTLIIITLGVAIAIRGLAILIWGTQPRSLSPFTENNPINVLNAVLLPQSIWAVGISVVSLIAMHYFFNKTFIGKAVTACVVNRSAARLMGIKPEWMSFISIAVSAGLGAIAGIIIAPISGATYEMGLMIGMKAFVAAVIGGLTNAPAAIIGAFMIGILESFTEGLWTSGYKDAISFALLLIVLFFMPNGLFAKASGKRV; this comes from the coding sequence ATGGAGCTAACCAGTCAATTTATCCAGCTGATTTTTTCAGGTTTAACAATCGGCAGTATCTATGCATTAGTTGCCATCGGATTTGTCATCACGTATAACATTACAGGCGTTTTGAACTTTGCCCAAGGAGATTTTGCTATGCTTGGGGCGATGTTTGCGATTACATTTGTTTCCATGGATATGCCAATGGGATTAGGAATCATTTTAAGCATAGGAATCGTCGTGCTAATCGGCGGGATTTTTGAACGGACAGCCATCTATCCGGCGCGTAATGCATCGCTCCCAACATTGATTATTATCACGCTTGGGGTAGCGATTGCGATCCGCGGGCTTGCCATTCTAATTTGGGGAACACAGCCAAGATCATTGTCGCCGTTCACAGAAAATAATCCGATTAACGTGTTAAATGCCGTATTGCTGCCACAAAGCATTTGGGCAGTGGGGATTTCAGTCGTCAGCTTAATTGCCATGCACTACTTTTTTAATAAAACATTCATTGGAAAAGCTGTTACAGCATGTGTAGTCAATCGTTCTGCTGCTAGATTGATGGGAATTAAGCCCGAATGGATGTCTTTTATTTCGATAGCAGTGAGCGCAGGGCTTGGAGCCATTGCCGGTATTATTATCGCCCCGATCTCGGGAGCCACATACGAAATGGGATTAATGATTGGCATGAAAGCTTTTGTTGCTGCGGTAATTGGCGGGTTGACCAATGCGCCAGCTGCCATTATCGGCGCTTTTATGATTGGGATATTGGAATCATTTACAGAAGGTTTGTGGACGTCAGGATATAAAGATGCAATCAGCTTTGCCTTACTTCTTATCGTATTGTTCTTCATGCCGAATGGGCTGTTTGCTAAAGCGAGTGGAAAGCGGGTGTAG
- a CDS encoding TetR/AcrR family transcriptional regulator — MSPRMKLDLSVVLQKAVELIDDNGLEQLSIGVLAKELQVRPPSLYNHINGLDELKQKLAIQGIKSLYECMLQAAVGRSGDEAIRALSQTYIEFVRTHPGLYEAATRFPDPEDRELHQAQQAIVKLVVKVLQAYNLKEDTAIHMVRGLRSILHGFTSIEQMGGFAMSLDIDQSFFILIDTFIEGIHLMAVKENE, encoded by the coding sequence ATGTCTCCCCGTATGAAATTAGATTTGTCTGTTGTTTTGCAAAAAGCAGTTGAGCTCATTGACGATAACGGGCTCGAACAACTGTCCATCGGCGTGCTAGCGAAAGAATTACAAGTGCGTCCTCCCTCCCTCTACAACCACATTAACGGATTAGATGAGTTAAAACAGAAGCTGGCGATCCAGGGCATAAAGTCACTGTACGAGTGCATGCTGCAGGCGGCGGTGGGCCGTTCAGGAGACGAGGCAATCAGAGCGCTTAGCCAAACTTATATAGAATTTGTAAGAACACATCCCGGGCTTTATGAAGCTGCTACCCGATTCCCTGATCCTGAAGATCGTGAACTGCATCAAGCACAGCAGGCTATCGTTAAACTTGTCGTTAAAGTTCTTCAGGCATACAACTTGAAGGAAGATACTGCTATTCACATGGTTAGAGGACTACGAAGCATTTTGCATGGCTTTACTTCGATTGAACAAATGGGTGGATTCGCGATGTCATTAGATATCGATCAAAGTTTCTTTATTTTAATTGATACTTTTATTGAAGGGATTCATTTAATGGCTGTGAAAGAGAACGAATAA
- a CDS encoding branched-chain amino acid ABC transporter permease encodes MNHPKVKELYNRHYGGLLLFIAALIIVPFFANSFLLSVMILVGLYAIVTTGLTMLMGYAGQISLGHAAFYGIGAYASAVMTGTYGMSGIVGILVGVALAIIIAVLIGIPTLKLKENYLALATLGFGIIIFTFFKELKELTGGLNGFFGIPSFNLFGFSFDTDVKFYFLIWALLIVGIIFSKNIIDSRVGRALRSIHGSDVAANSIGVNIQQYKLKVFVLSAIYASVAGSLYAHYVTFINPDLFTAMESINFLIMVVIGGSASVWGGMIGAIVYVLLNELLKDIIPVFFPNVGGEFQIVFFGVLLVAILIYMPQGLAPTLGKLWGRLAGRKAKKTAITGPPNADATVGGSK; translated from the coding sequence ATGAATCATCCAAAAGTAAAAGAGCTATATAACAGGCACTATGGCGGTCTCTTGCTGTTCATAGCTGCTCTCATCATTGTTCCTTTTTTTGCTAACTCCTTTTTGTTAAGTGTCATGATCTTAGTAGGTCTTTATGCGATTGTTACAACAGGATTGACCATGCTTATGGGGTATGCGGGACAAATATCACTGGGACACGCCGCTTTTTACGGAATAGGCGCTTATGCTTCCGCTGTCATGACGGGGACTTATGGAATGTCAGGAATTGTTGGCATTCTGGTTGGTGTGGCTTTAGCAATTATCATTGCGGTTTTAATCGGCATCCCAACATTGAAGCTTAAAGAGAATTATCTAGCGCTTGCCACACTTGGCTTCGGTATCATTATTTTTACCTTTTTCAAGGAATTAAAAGAGCTTACCGGCGGCTTAAATGGATTCTTTGGTATCCCATCATTTAATTTGTTCGGATTTTCTTTTGATACGGATGTGAAATTTTACTTTTTGATTTGGGCGCTACTGATTGTCGGTATTATCTTTTCTAAAAATATTATTGACTCACGTGTTGGGCGGGCACTCCGTTCTATCCATGGCAGTGATGTGGCAGCCAATTCAATCGGAGTGAATATTCAACAGTACAAATTAAAGGTATTTGTGTTAAGTGCCATCTACGCTTCCGTTGCTGGCAGCTTGTATGCTCATTACGTGACTTTTATTAATCCAGATCTATTTACAGCGATGGAGTCGATTAACTTCCTGATTATGGTTGTTATCGGAGGATCGGCAAGTGTTTGGGGAGGAATGATTGGAGCCATTGTTTATGTTCTGTTAAACGAACTTTTAAAAGACATTATTCCGGTGTTTTTTCCGAATGTGGGAGGAGAATTCCAAATTGTCTTCTTTGGTGTACTTCTTGTTGCCATTTTAATTTATATGCCTCAAGGACTTGCACCGACACTTGGAAAGTTATGGGGACGTCTAGCGGGACGGAAAGCTAAAAAGACCGCCATCACTGGACCGCCGAATGCTGATGCAACAGTGGGAGGGAGTAAATAA
- the cobS gene encoding adenosylcobinamide-GDP ribazoletransferase yields the protein MKGRAYINGFLLNMQFFSAVPVHRELPVDARHLQAALRMFPLLGLVKGLVFGSVFWLLLEWSPFSPLGNAFLFWLLPIIWTGGLHLDGWIDTSDAFFSYRDIDKRLEILKDPRVGAFGVLSLIVLLAARFLFFYEIFLFGNHALLPLVVLIPFYSQMITGLLLNGVKPAKEEGIAYFFQQGKDPRLALTYSFWAAAVGWVFIFITGSVSALLLFIAMAYLFFLLARRGALKHFGGITGDLLGASLEGAEILLWTILWLLVSIGMA from the coding sequence ATGAAAGGGAGAGCTTATATCAATGGCTTTTTATTGAACATGCAATTTTTTTCTGCAGTACCCGTCCATCGGGAGTTGCCGGTGGACGCCCGTCATTTACAAGCAGCCTTGCGAATGTTTCCGCTCCTCGGTTTAGTGAAAGGCCTTGTATTTGGCAGTGTTTTTTGGCTTTTACTCGAGTGGTCGCCATTCTCTCCTCTCGGCAATGCTTTTCTTTTTTGGCTGCTGCCGATCATCTGGACAGGCGGGCTCCATCTGGATGGCTGGATTGACACGAGCGATGCTTTTTTTTCTTACCGGGATATTGATAAGCGGCTTGAAATATTAAAAGATCCACGTGTCGGTGCGTTTGGGGTACTTTCGCTCATTGTGCTACTGGCTGCTCGTTTCCTTTTCTTCTATGAAATTTTTTTATTTGGAAACCATGCGCTTCTTCCTTTGGTTGTCCTCATTCCTTTTTACAGCCAAATGATAACCGGCCTTCTGCTAAATGGGGTAAAGCCGGCAAAGGAGGAGGGCATTGCTTATTTTTTTCAACAGGGAAAAGATCCGCGTCTTGCGCTCACCTATAGCTTCTGGGCCGCCGCCGTCGGATGGGTTTTCATCTTTATAACCGGAAGCGTTTCTGCGTTGCTGCTGTTCATCGCTATGGCTTATTTGTTTTTCCTGTTGGCCCGCCGGGGCGCACTTAAACACTTTGGCGGCATCACGGGAGATTTGCTTGGTGCCAGCTTGGAAGGAGCGGAAATACTTTTATGGACGATCTTGTGGTTATTGGTCTCTATCGGCATGGCGTAA
- a CDS encoding cobyric acid synthase, whose translation MADKRSGTCCARRAWMSACKEGEIESMRGIMIQGTASDVGKSLIVTALCRLLLQKGFQPAPFKSQNVTNYAYITEDGKELGKAQVLQAEACRLEPLPEINPILLKPAKPGRSEVVWLGERLEVISGMKYREQYYSKAVETIQHSLAKLRELSDFLVIEGAGSPVEMNLKKREVVNMKVAELADVPVILVADVQRGGLFASVVGTLDLLEPQERGRVKGIIINKFHGDPLLFDEGKQWLEARTGIPVLAVLPYLADHQLEEEDALSPPTKKLQLEEQEMMNSKEETYNQLAAHLQKHLDWEKFISIVSEAEKESIR comes from the coding sequence ATGGCTGATAAACGAAGCGGCACTTGCTGTGCTCGTCGAGCATGGATGTCCGCTTGTAAAGAAGGAGAGATTGAAAGTATGAGAGGAATTATGATTCAAGGAACTGCTTCTGATGTTGGAAAAAGTCTGATCGTAACTGCACTATGCCGGCTGCTTCTTCAAAAAGGATTTCAACCAGCCCCCTTCAAATCTCAAAACGTCACAAATTATGCTTATATAACAGAGGACGGCAAGGAGCTGGGCAAAGCGCAAGTGCTGCAGGCTGAAGCTTGCCGGTTGGAGCCGCTGCCAGAGATCAATCCAATTTTATTAAAGCCGGCTAAACCAGGCCGCTCAGAAGTTGTTTGGCTCGGCGAGCGGTTAGAAGTGATTTCAGGTATGAAGTATCGTGAACAGTATTATAGCAAGGCGGTAGAAACGATCCAGCATTCGTTGGCGAAGCTTCGTGAACTATCGGATTTCCTCGTTATCGAAGGGGCGGGCAGCCCGGTAGAAATGAATTTAAAGAAGCGGGAAGTTGTCAATATGAAAGTGGCTGAACTAGCTGATGTGCCGGTCATATTAGTTGCTGACGTGCAGCGAGGCGGTTTGTTTGCCAGTGTTGTCGGCACGCTTGATCTGCTTGAGCCGCAGGAGCGCGGCCGCGTGAAAGGAATAATCATTAATAAATTTCATGGAGATCCATTGCTATTTGATGAGGGAAAACAATGGCTGGAAGCGCGTACTGGCATTCCTGTTCTGGCTGTTCTTCCTTATTTAGCTGATCACCAGCTGGAAGAAGAGGATGCTTTGTCCCCTCCGACGAAAAAACTACAGCTGGAAGAACAAGAAATGATGAACAGCAAGGAAGAAACATATAATCAACTGGCTGCCCATTTACAAAAGCATCTTGATTGGGAAAAGTTTATTTCAATTGTTAGCGAAGCAGAGAAGGAAAGCATCAGATGA
- a CDS encoding carbonic anhydrase, with protein sequence MTLLHEVLSYNKKFVNDKMYEEFTTDKFPDKRVVILTCMDTRLVELVTRAMNFRNGDVKIVRNAGAIVNHPFGSIMRSLLVAVYQLQADEVLVVGHHDCGMSTLSSDVILTAMKERGVKEEKIDTLRHAGIDVDHWLEGFSSVEESVKHSVDMVKQHPLMVNEIPVHGLVIDPETGKLDLVVNGYEKEAAL encoded by the coding sequence ATGACGTTATTACATGAAGTACTGTCCTATAACAAAAAGTTCGTGAATGATAAAATGTATGAAGAATTTACAACAGATAAATTCCCTGATAAGCGTGTGGTCATTTTAACTTGCATGGATACGCGTCTGGTAGAATTAGTTACTAGAGCGATGAATTTTAGAAATGGCGATGTAAAAATCGTCCGCAATGCTGGAGCTATCGTTAATCATCCATTCGGAAGTATTATGAGAAGCTTGCTTGTAGCCGTCTATCAGCTGCAAGCAGATGAAGTATTAGTCGTTGGTCATCACGATTGCGGGATGAGTACGCTATCAAGTGATGTGATTCTAACTGCGATGAAAGAACGGGGCGTGAAAGAGGAAAAAATTGATACGCTCCGCCATGCTGGTATTGATGTAGATCATTGGCTTGAAGGATTCAGCAGTGTTGAAGAAAGTGTGAAGCACAGTGTCGATATGGTAAAGCAACATCCTCTCATGGTAAATGAAATTCCTGTGCACGGGCTTGTCATTGATCCTGAAACAGGAAAGTTAGATCTGGTTGTGAATGGATATGAAAAAGAAGCAGCTCTTTAA
- a CDS encoding bifunctional adenosylcobinamide kinase/adenosylcobinamide-phosphate guanylyltransferase, translating to MEKAELTLIVGGVRSGKSKEAERHAVLEAERLKGALHYVACGKITDEEMAARVCSHQRERKASGKEWTTWEQPVRIETLSERFTQQDTVLIDCLTTLLTNEWFAGNTKEEEWADPNFHMSVTHNIRMGIDQIRESAGAVIIVSNELAYELLGSPLVFYYAKALGELHQWLINEAALAVLVEHGCPLVKKERLKV from the coding sequence ATGGAAAAAGCAGAATTAACCCTTATTGTTGGCGGTGTACGCAGTGGGAAGAGCAAAGAAGCAGAGAGACACGCTGTGTTGGAGGCTGAGAGATTAAAAGGAGCCCTTCATTATGTAGCGTGCGGGAAGATAACCGATGAAGAAATGGCCGCCCGCGTCTGCTCCCATCAACGGGAGCGAAAAGCGTCAGGGAAGGAATGGACGACGTGGGAGCAGCCTGTTCGAATTGAAACTTTATCTGAGCGCTTTACACAACAAGACACCGTATTGATTGACTGCTTGACAACATTGCTAACGAATGAATGGTTTGCAGGTAATACAAAGGAAGAAGAGTGGGCAGACCCGAACTTTCATATGAGTGTTACGCACAATATTCGAATGGGAATCGATCAGATTAGAGAATCAGCAGGCGCAGTTATTATCGTCTCAAACGAACTGGCCTATGAGCTGCTCGGCAGCCCGCTTGTATTTTACTATGCTAAAGCATTGGGTGAGCTACATCAATGGCTGATAAACGAAGCGGCACTTGCTGTGCTCGTCGAGCATGGATGTCCGCTTGTAAAGAAGGAGAGATTGAAAGTATGA
- a CDS encoding cob(I)yrinic acid a,c-diamide adenosyltransferase, which produces MRLYTRTGDKGETSIIGGRVGKDHLRVEAYGTVDEANCFVGQAMAELEASKEKFTDILADLETIQHELFDCGGDLATVAGKREWKLQPESVSELEKKIDDYIKEAPELERFILPGGSKASASIHIARTVTRRAERLVVALMREEEGIHPVTLQYLNRLSDYFFAIARVINFRFGVKDVEYIRSAKVFRDGKRKEDKK; this is translated from the coding sequence ATGAGACTGTATACACGAACGGGAGACAAAGGAGAAACAAGTATTATTGGAGGCCGCGTTGGAAAAGACCATCTGCGTGTAGAAGCCTACGGTACAGTGGATGAAGCCAACTGCTTTGTCGGCCAGGCAATGGCGGAACTTGAAGCAAGCAAGGAGAAATTCACGGATATTCTCGCTGATTTGGAAACGATCCAGCACGAGCTGTTTGATTGCGGGGGAGACTTAGCGACGGTCGCAGGAAAACGGGAATGGAAGCTGCAGCCGGAATCCGTCAGTGAGCTGGAAAAGAAAATTGATGATTATATTAAAGAAGCACCAGAGCTGGAGCGATTCATTTTGCCAGGCGGGTCAAAAGCTTCTGCTTCCATCCATATCGCCCGCACGGTAACGCGCCGCGCAGAACGGCTTGTGGTTGCCCTCATGCGTGAGGAGGAAGGCATTCATCCGGTTACTCTCCAGTACTTAAACCGTCTCTCTGACTATTTCTTTGCGATCGCCCGCGTGATTAACTTCCGGTTTGGTGTTAAGGATGTAGAGTATATTCGCAGTGCAAAGGTCTTTCGCGATGGAAAAAGAAAGGAAGATAAGAAGTGA
- the cobD gene encoding threonine-phosphate decarboxylase CobD, which yields MKWPAHGSNPAHLYESLQMKKPDVLIDFSVNVNPYGPPPSIKDNWSSWLSAVSDYPDPYGKMVTKQIASLNGVNEQQVVLGNGAAEVIQFLGQLWRGRRVVIVQPAFSEYEAACRVYGCEIDYVFTNKDHTLPINELTTKAQGATAVFVCTPNNPSGIAFSEREIIELLDSLASSGCCVVIDEAFYDFAGSVTVARFIKDYPNLLILRSLTKMYAIAGLRIGYLLADEALALQIARFRPHWNVNALALRAAEAVLADSSFVEWSREKITEERKRMLEFLEEEGFRFTRSVVNFYLLRDPLLEDQEPLFLFLLKQGIVLRHTYNYPGIEGKWLRAAIKTEKENNKLKEALLQWKKQN from the coding sequence ATGAAATGGCCCGCACATGGCTCTAATCCAGCCCATCTATATGAAAGCTTACAAATGAAGAAGCCGGACGTTTTGATAGACTTTAGCGTTAACGTAAATCCATATGGCCCGCCGCCAAGCATTAAGGATAATTGGTCCAGCTGGTTATCCGCCGTTTCTGATTATCCGGATCCTTACGGTAAAATGGTAACCAAACAGATTGCCAGTCTCAACGGAGTGAATGAACAACAGGTCGTGTTAGGAAACGGTGCAGCTGAAGTGATTCAGTTTCTCGGCCAGCTGTGGCGCGGACGGAGAGTTGTCATCGTTCAGCCGGCATTCTCTGAATATGAAGCAGCCTGCCGGGTGTATGGTTGCGAAATAGATTATGTTTTCACCAATAAAGATCATACTCTGCCAATCAATGAATTAACGACTAAGGCTCAAGGAGCAACGGCTGTTTTTGTTTGCACACCGAACAATCCGAGCGGCATCGCTTTTTCAGAAAGGGAGATCATTGAATTGTTAGACAGCCTTGCTTCGAGTGGCTGCTGTGTTGTCATTGATGAAGCGTTTTATGACTTTGCCGGCTCCGTCACAGTGGCTCGTTTCATTAAAGATTACCCAAACTTACTCATTCTAAGATCACTGACGAAAATGTATGCGATTGCCGGCTTGAGGATCGGTTATCTGCTTGCTGACGAAGCCTTAGCTTTGCAAATTGCCCGATTCCGCCCCCATTGGAATGTAAATGCCCTTGCCTTGAGGGCAGCAGAAGCTGTATTAGCCGATTCTTCGTTCGTTGAATGGTCGCGGGAGAAAATCACCGAAGAACGAAAAAGAATGCTTGAGTTTCTGGAGGAAGAGGGATTCCGATTTACCCGGTCTGTCGTTAATTTTTATTTGCTCAGAGACCCTTTGCTTGAAGACCAGGAACCGCTTTTTTTGTTTCTGCTAAAACAGGGAATTGTTCTGCGCCATACATACAATTATCCCGGGATTGAAGGCAAGTGGCTAAGAGCAGCGATAAAGACGGAAAAAGAAAATAACAAGCTGAAAGAGGCGCTGCTACAATGGAAAAAGCAGAATTAA
- a CDS encoding MBL fold metallo-hydrolase, protein MKITKAGTLFQLTFTPHIFPVNCYLVEEETELTLIDAALPYSGKGIMHAAKMIGKPITKIMITHAHDDHVGALDTLKEAMPNVPVFISSRDSLLFDGDIRLMENEADSPIRGGVPKRLKTRPDSLLQEGERVGSLEIVSSPGHTPGSISLFDIRNRSLIAGDALQTRGGMAVAGMIRPSFPFPAFGTWDKATALESAKKLKNLRPGLLAVGHGKMLEQPEGLINKAIIKAEQKLHQFS, encoded by the coding sequence ATGAAGATAACAAAGGCTGGCACATTGTTTCAATTGACTTTTACGCCCCATATTTTTCCTGTTAATTGTTATTTAGTTGAGGAAGAAACTGAACTTACACTCATTGACGCAGCTCTTCCCTATAGTGGAAAAGGGATTATGCATGCTGCTAAAATGATTGGCAAGCCAATCACAAAAATAATGATTACACATGCCCACGATGATCATGTGGGGGCACTGGATACTTTAAAGGAAGCAATGCCTAATGTTCCTGTCTTCATTTCTTCAAGGGATTCTTTATTGTTTGATGGCGATATCCGTCTTATGGAAAATGAAGCAGACAGTCCGATTCGCGGAGGAGTCCCCAAAAGGCTAAAAACCCGTCCAGATTCCCTTCTTCAAGAAGGAGAACGGGTTGGCTCATTGGAGATCGTATCTTCCCCTGGGCATACCCCTGGTTCCATTTCCCTTTTTGATATTCGAAATCGCAGCCTAATTGCTGGTGATGCCCTTCAAACAAGGGGAGGGATGGCAGTAGCCGGAATGATTAGACCATCCTTTCCATTTCCGGCATTCGGCACTTGGGATAAGGCGACAGCGCTTGAAAGTGCTAAAAAGCTAAAAAACCTTCGTCCCGGTCTGCTCGCTGTAGGGCATGGCAAAATGCTGGAACAGCCGGAAGGTTTAATAAATAAAGCCATTATTAAGGCAGAACAAAAATTACATCAATTCTCTTAA
- a CDS encoding histidine phosphatase family protein, translated as MDDLVVIGLYRHGVTADNEKRAFSGWTDSALSEAGKRGLEQLKLDLPSYEKVIASDLQRCIDTAAIFFPDNRVDVWPEFRELNFGCWEGKTHQELEHLEEYKAWLQNPFSSPLPEGENYRQFGDRIREAWKKWLEVLDQYNLKRTAIVTHGGVIRYLLTELAPDRKEFWEWKIENGHGYELAGSLSALRRGERCISLQVVPSTAKSNG; from the coding sequence ATGGACGATCTTGTGGTTATTGGTCTCTATCGGCATGGCGTAACGGCAGATAATGAAAAAAGGGCCTTTAGTGGCTGGACGGATTCAGCCTTGAGTGAAGCTGGAAAAAGAGGGCTGGAGCAGCTTAAGCTCGATCTCCCTTCCTACGAAAAGGTGATAGCCAGCGATCTACAGCGTTGCATAGATACGGCTGCGATTTTTTTTCCAGATAACCGGGTTGATGTCTGGCCCGAATTTCGCGAGCTGAATTTCGGCTGCTGGGAAGGAAAAACTCATCAGGAGCTGGAACATTTAGAGGAATACAAAGCTTGGCTACAAAACCCGTTCTCCAGTCCGCTGCCGGAGGGAGAAAACTATAGGCAGTTTGGAGACCGGATTAGGGAAGCGTGGAAGAAATGGTTAGAGGTCCTGGATCAATATAACTTAAAACGCACAGCTATCGTTACCCACGGAGGCGTCATTCGTTATTTGCTGACAGAACTAGCACCTGACAGAAAAGAATTCTGGGAATGGAAAATAGAAAATGGACACGGCTATGAATTGGCCGGCTCGCTTTCTGCATTAAGGAGGGGCGAAAGATGCATCTCGTTACAGGTGGTGCCTTCAACGGCAAAAAGCAATGGGTAA
- a CDS encoding bifunctional adenosylcobinamide kinase/adenosylcobinamide-phosphate guanylyltransferase, giving the protein MHLVTGGAFNGKKQWVKTSYGLEKKAHNWHSFYKTDKTEEWTESVVILEGIERHVRRLSEKEEDPEAARIEWNKELAGWLEWEKEEESRQVVLIGTDITKGIVPANAFDRMWRDAAGWCFQDAAKQARRVIQVWYGLPQIIKNEGEEI; this is encoded by the coding sequence ATGCATCTCGTTACAGGTGGTGCCTTCAACGGCAAAAAGCAATGGGTAAAGACAAGTTACGGGCTGGAGAAAAAAGCGCATAACTGGCACTCATTTTATAAAACGGATAAGACAGAAGAGTGGACGGAGTCAGTTGTGATATTGGAAGGCATTGAACGGCACGTCCGCCGGCTCAGCGAGAAAGAAGAAGATCCAGAAGCGGCCCGCATAGAATGGAATAAAGAGCTGGCCGGCTGGTTGGAATGGGAAAAGGAAGAGGAGAGCCGGCAAGTGGTTCTTATCGGCACAGATATAACAAAAGGCATTGTACCGGCAAATGCATTTGACCGAATGTGGCGGGATGCCGCAGGCTGGTGCTTTCAGGACGCCGCGAAACAGGCTCGCCGAGTCATTCAAGTATGGTATGGTTTGCCGCAAATCATTAAAAATGAGGGGGAAGAAATATGA